In the genome of Blastocatellia bacterium, the window GGCGCACGATGTCGCTTCCGTTGAGAGTGAGAACGATAGCCGACGGCCCCAGGGTCACCCCCAGACGTCCGGCGAAAGCGTCGGTCAGGCGGCCCGTGAAGGGAACGAGATCGAGCGGTTCCTCCTTGCGCCCGCTCAGGCGGACGGCGCGAATGGTCAAGGAAGGGCGATCCGCCGGTCGCCCGTCCTCTGCGGCTCGTTCCACCTTGACCGCAACTCCGGAATCACCTATCCGAAAAGCTATCGTCGCGCGATCGTCAAGTGGCGTCAGCGCGAACTGAAACGAAACGGTTCCACCGTCAGGAAGCGATGCCAGAAGCGGACGACTGACAGGCGTCGTTCGGGCCAGCAACGTGATGGCATCCTGGCTGGCCGCCAGCATCTGGTGGGCATCGGCCACAGTCCAGACCTTGCGAGCGGCCTCGAGCCGCCCGAGACGAAGGAAATAGAGTAGACCGAGCGCGTGCTCCGCCTGTGGGAAGCGACCGCCACGACTCGTAATGGCCGCCTGCAATTCTCTCTCGGCCCCGTCGTAGTCGGCAACGGCAAGATCGGCCAGCACCGTTCCCAGTGCGGCTTGCGCCTGGGGATAGAATCCTCCGCGCAAGCGCAGTGCCGTGCGGAGTTCCGTCAGGGCTCCCGCCTCATCTCCCTGGCGATAGAGGGCCAGGCCGAGAGCATATCGAGCGGCAGGATAATTGCCACCGCGCTGAGCCACAGCCGTGCGCAGCACCTCAACGGCAGCCGGGAGATCACCGGCTTCAAGCAGGGTCAGACCCAGGTGCAAATAGGCTTCGGGGAAAAATCCCTTCTTCAGCGCCACGGCTCGCCGCAGTTCGCGCACGGCCAGCTCATACTGGCGGCGCAGCAGCAACACCTTTCCCACCTCCAGCACATCGTCGGCGGTATCGCCGGCCTGACGGATGACTGCGGAAAACGCTCGTTCGGCGTCCTCGGTTTTTCCCCGCTGCAGCAGGAGGCGACCCAGTGCCACCTGTGCCCGAAGGAGCGTCCCCTGACTGTGTTCGATGGCGGCGTGAAATTCCTTGAGCGCGCCGTCCTCATCGCCGCGTTCAGCGAGCAGCTCGCCCAAACCGAGGTGGGCTTCGGGTTGCGTCCCTCCGGTTTGCTCCAGCGCCAGCAGGAACTCGCTCTCTGCTCCGGCCAGCTCTCCCTGATCGAGATAGATCGTACCGAGCAGACAATGGGCCTTGGGTTGAGTGAAGGCGCTTTGCTGGATGACCGTACGCAGTTGGTGAACGGCTCCTTCCCGATTCCCTTCGTCGAAGAGCTTGAGGGCAGCGTCCACCGGGTCAACGAGAGATAGAGGAGGGGGATCAACGCGCACGACCGGAGGGGATGGCAGCGGAGGGATCATCCGATACCAGCGATAAAACCGATGAGCGGCAACGCCACCTCCGATCACCAGAGCGAGTGCGCCGAGCGACAGTGCGCCCGCCACGACCCGCCGATACGCCGGACGGGATAATCGAATCCGCCCCTGAGTGTGATCCGCACGGGCCACCGGTTCTGTTGGAGCGGCTCGCCGTTGCAGGCGTGTTTCCGGAGCCTGACCGGCGACTGTGGGAGTGCTCTCGACGGCCTGTGTCGGATGGGAGCCACTCAGCCGCACGGCATCCTCGAACTGACGCGCAAAATCCAGCGCGCTCGGCGGGCGCTCACCCGGATCCTTTCTCAGAGCGCGAAGCACAACGGTTTCGATCTCCGGGCTCAGATCAGGACGATACCGTCGCAACGGAGGCGGTTCAACACTCGCGTGCTTGAGCATCACCTCCAGGGGATCACCCTCAAACGGAGGATGACCGGTGAGCATCTCGTAAGCGATCACACCCAGACTGTAAATGTCCGACAGGGCCGTGGGACTTTTGGAATTGCACTGCTCGGGCGAAGCATACTCCGGCGTGCCGATGAAGAGATTGCGCGACGCGGGAAGTCGTCCGCGCTTCTGCTCATCGAGGACTTTGGCGATGCCGAAGTCGAGGACCTTGACATAGTCCCGTTCACCGGCGACGCGCTGAAGAATAATGTTGTCGGGTTTGAGGTCCCGATGGACAATCGAATGGGCGTGCGCATCGGCCAGAGCCGCGCAAATCTGGCTGAGAATCCAGGCCACTCGTGGGGGCGGAAGCGGACCTTCCTGCTGCATCAGTTCGGTGAGGGTTCGCCCCTCGATATACTCCATCAACAGATAGACGACATCGCCATCGCGCCCGCAGTCAATGATGTTGATGGCGTGGGGATGGGTGATGTAGGCGGCCGCGCGAGCTTCGTGAAGGAAGCGTTCGACAAAGCTGGGATAAGCGGCCAGGTCCTCCAGGAGCACCTTGATGGCGACGACCTTGTCCGTGACGATGTGACGGGCGCGATAGACGCGCCCCATGCCGCCCTGTCCGATTTTGGCTTCAATGCGGTATTTTCCGGCGATGGTCCGCCCGATCAGAGGGTCCTGCGCCACCTCCTTCATCATGGTCATCCCAGAGGATCCTGACGCGGAGCCTGCCTGTGCCCTGCCCGGCACGGTCGGCCAATGCGGAGAGTCTGTGCTACAACGGAACCGGGATATCGTTTCTGCTCCATCGCATGATGATGACCTGCCCGTTGCAAGATCACCGCCTCCCCTTTATCCTAGTACGCTCTATCTTATTTGCAATCCATGTTAAATGCAAACACTTTGTCGAGTGAAGGAGGCTCATCCATGAGATTTCGCCCAACACGTCGTCGTTTTCTTCTCACGGGTCTCACGGTGGCCGTTTCGCCGACCCTGTGGGGACGGTCGGACGGATTCGGCCAGCAAGGTTCACGGCGACCGGTCGCCATCTCCAGTGCGAATCGTGTCACAGCTCCCGATGGCACGGTCTATTACGGTGGTCTCCGAGCCACTCAGAAAGCCTACGAGTTAATGCGCGCGGGAAGTGATCCGCTCGATGCCGTGATCGCCGGTGTCAATCTCGTCGAAGATGATCCCAACGATATGTCCGTGGGCTATGGCGGGTTGCCCAATGAGGAAGGCGAGGTTGAACTGGATGCTCAAGTCATGCATGGGCCGACGGGCCGCTGCGGTGCCGTCGCCGCTCTGAAGTACATCAAAAACCCTTCCCTGGTCGCTCGATTGGTCATGGAGAAGACTGATCATGTGTTGCTGGTCGGTGAGGGGGCACTCCGCTTTGCTCTCGCCTACGGCTTCAAGAAAGAAAATCTGCTCACTGACCGGGCTCGCGAGATGTGGCTCCAGTGGCGCGCGCAGCGGAGCCAAATTGATCACTGGACCGACAACAAGATTTCCTCTCGAAGGGATTCATCGCCGACATCGGCTTATAGTTTTGACCGGGATCGGTATACGGGCTCCATCAGTTGTCTGGCCGTAGATGCAGCGGGCAATCTCGCCGGTGTGAGCACGACCAGTGGCCTCGCCTATAAGGTGCCGGGCCGCGTCGGAGATTTAGCCATCATCGGAGCCGGATTGTTCGTGGATAACGAGGTCGGTGCGGCGGGTTCCACCGGCTGGGGAGAGGACAATATCCGTGTGGCCGGCGCTCATACCATCGTCGAATGCCTCCGCCGGGGCATGTCGCCGACCGACGCCTGCCTGGAAGCCCTCAAGCGGGTGGCCAAACTCTACAACGGTAAGCCCGAACATCAACTGAAGTACTATGCCCTGACCAAAGACGGTCAGGTCGGAAGCGCCTCCATGTGGAAGGGAGAAGAATTCGCCATCACCGACAGTCAGGGGAGTCGAGTGGAGCCCGCTGCCTACCTCTTTGAGAAGCGACCCGGGTGAGCATCTCCCCAGAGTGAGAGTGCGATGAAAAAACGGGGAGCGCTCGCTTCTCGCGTGCTTGTGGTCGAAGGCAGAACAAGCAGGCCGGAAGCCCGCGCTCCCAGGGGTTTTTCACGAGCAGCCATTCATGGAGAACGGGCGGTTGCGGTGAGGATCATGAAAATCCTTTGGTATTTTGCGTGTTTCGCAGGCTCTTTTTGGAGCGGATAATGCGGATGAAGATTCTTCCAGCGAGTTTGATGATGGGGTTGCTGGCGGTATCACCGGTTCCGGTCTGGACGGCGAAAGTCGGTGCTGCTTCTGACGTCCTCTACGTCTCAGCCACCGATTCGACCTGTGGCGGACGGTCTCCTTGCTTCAGGACGATTCAAGCCGCCGTGGATGCGGCCCGCGACGACGACGAGATCCGCGTGGCGGCGGGGACCTACAGCGGACTTACCTCCGCGATGGTGGGGGGCAACACCTATACGCAGGTGGTGCTCATCATCAAGAGCGTGACCTTGCAAGGCGGCTACACGACGATGGATTGGGAGACGCCAGACCCGGCGATGAATCGCACGGTGATTGACGCCGAGCGCCGGGGACGCGGCATCTCGATTGTCGGCGATGGGACGCAGACGGTGACGGTGGCCGGATTCACCATCACCAATGGCGACTATACCGGACTGGGCAACCCGCCAGGCGTCGCCAACCAGGTCTGCGCGCGCACCGGCAGCGATTGTGGGGGCGGGGTGTTTGCCTATCGGGTGACCTTGAACCTGCGCGACTGCACGATCAGCAATAACATCGCCAGTCGCACGCGAAACTTCAGCGACGGTGGCGGGGTCTACCTGTGGCAGCTCAACACCGGCAGTCGAGTGGAAAACACGACTTTCATCGGCAATCAGGCGCAAGCCTTCGGTGGAGAAGGGGGCGGCATGAAGATTACTTTCGGTGGCAGCGTCGCCGTCGCAAACAGTCGCTTCGAGGGCAATCAGGCTGTCGGTAATGGAGGTGGAGTGTTTATCTTCCAGCCGCGCGGCCCGGTGTCCTTCGAGAACTCGACGTTCATCGGTAACATAGCTGGCGAGGATGGCGGAGCGCTGGAAGCTCGACTCACATTTGAAGGAACGGCTCTGAGCCTTAATCGAGTGATCATGCGGGAGAACCGGGCCAGAAGCCAGGGAGCCGCCATCAGCCTGATCAAGCAGGGGTCTGCCGACACGACGACCGTGGAGATGACCAACGTGGTGCTGGCGGCCCATACTGTGGATTCGTCAGGAAATTTCAACTCAGTGGTCAATGTCAGCGGCGGCTCAGGCGGAGACTTCGATCTGCGCCTGGCTCATCTGACGTGGGCCAACCATTCCACATTGGTGGCTCTTCGTGTAAGCGCCTCACTGGGCAAACGGGTCACGGCGACTCTGACCAACACCTTGATTGATTCGGCAGTTGCTGCCTATGTTGGCCACCAGCTCGATGGCGAGGTGCATCTCCGGCACACCCGCACGTTAACCTATCGCGTGGGACAATTGCATGCTGCCGAAGCCGGAAGGCCCATCTTCGAGGCCATCAATCCACTGCTTGGCAATCCCCGACTTGATGAGACCGCGCATCTGCAGCCGGGCTCAGCAGCGATTGATAGCGGAGCCGCATCCGGTGTGCGGGAGGACGTGGATGGCGATGCCCGACCCGTCGGCGCGGGCTTTGACATTGGAGCGGATGAGTTCACTCCGCCCTCTACACTGTCCCATCCGGGGAAGCCTCAGGCTCAACCGACAATCCAACGACCTCTGGATTCGCTCATTCATGCCCGTTTAGGATGCTTGCGCCCTTGCCCTCGAGAAGGAATACTCGGAGGGTAACCCGGTCTATCGAGAAGCTGGTCGTGCTCTCATGCGACAGAAGGAGTCCTCTCCTTGAACACCTTAGCATCAAAGTGGAGCCCCTTTACGTTTCGCGTGCACCGATCGGGGATTGCCAGCCCATGACATGACCCTCTGCCATACTTCAAAGCCAGAGCCATCCTGCGGTATCCCGTTTTCCTGCGAGCCACGGTCACACATTTCGGGAACGCCTGATGGCGGGACGGTTTGACGAGAGAGGGTAGCATGCAGGAACACCGATTGGAGGCAAACGCGCGAGAGCTTTCAGCGTTTCCGACAGACTTATACGCAAGAAGATGTGCGTCGTGACCTTCATTTGAATGGACTTGGCAATACGGCTTTGCTGGAAGAGGTTCGCAGTGTGATTGACGATGGCTGCCATGTTGTGGGGGAGGAAGAATCTGGGGATACTCGCTAGCTGCGCCGAGTGTGGGGTTCTACGGCGCCGGATATTTGAATGAAGATCTGGCCGAAGCCCTCTCACGCATGGTGAAGTGGCGGAATATCTTCGTGCATGAGGCGGTTGATCCCGAGCGATTATACGAGATCCTGAATCAGCTCGATGACCTCCGGCGATTTGCCGGGCAGATCCAACGCCTCTCCTCTGAGGGAACAGAGCATGACCGGCATCTCTCCCTGATGTGCGGGGGCCGCTCGCCCAGTACAGTCGTTGAGCCGTTAACCGATCCCAGACATGCAACGGTGAAAGGATTATCCTCAGCGAACATCTTGCCGTGAGCTGAGGGCCGAGTATAATTGGCTGCTCCGTCGGTTGTGGCTTGGGAGGGGCGTTTTGTGAAGGAGTACGATGACACAGATAACGATGACACGGACGACAGCACTTCTTCCTCCTCACGGAGGTGTTCTCATCAATCGCTTTTTGCCGGAGCCGGAACGTCGAGCGCAGCAACAACGTGCCCATACCCTCAAACGCCTCACGCTCGATCAGTGGAATGTCTCCGATGTGGAGATGATCGCCGTTGGCGCGTTCAGTCCGTTGGAGGGGTTCATGGGCCGGGACGATTACGAATCGGTGTTGGAGCGCGGGCGTCTTGCCAGTGGTCTCCCCTGGACGATCCCCATCACGCTGGCGGTCGGGCGGGAGGAGGCG includes:
- a CDS encoding N(4)-(beta-N-acetylglucosaminyl)-L-asparaginase, which translates into the protein MRFRPTRRRFLLTGLTVAVSPTLWGRSDGFGQQGSRRPVAISSANRVTAPDGTVYYGGLRATQKAYELMRAGSDPLDAVIAGVNLVEDDPNDMSVGYGGLPNEEGEVELDAQVMHGPTGRCGAVAALKYIKNPSLVARLVMEKTDHVLLVGEGALRFALAYGFKKENLLTDRAREMWLQWRAQRSQIDHWTDNKISSRRDSSPTSAYSFDRDRYTGSISCLAVDAAGNLAGVSTTSGLAYKVPGRVGDLAIIGAGLFVDNEVGAAGSTGWGEDNIRVAGAHTIVECLRRGMSPTDACLEALKRVAKLYNGKPEHQLKYYALTKDGQVGSASMWKGEEFAITDSQGSRVEPAAYLFEKRPG
- a CDS encoding choice-of-anchor Q domain-containing protein, with the protein product MKILPASLMMGLLAVSPVPVWTAKVGAASDVLYVSATDSTCGGRSPCFRTIQAAVDAARDDDEIRVAAGTYSGLTSAMVGGNTYTQVVLIIKSVTLQGGYTTMDWETPDPAMNRTVIDAERRGRGISIVGDGTQTVTVAGFTITNGDYTGLGNPPGVANQVCARTGSDCGGGVFAYRVTLNLRDCTISNNIASRTRNFSDGGGVYLWQLNTGSRVENTTFIGNQAQAFGGEGGGMKITFGGSVAVANSRFEGNQAVGNGGGVFIFQPRGPVSFENSTFIGNIAGEDGGALEARLTFEGTALSLNRVIMRENRARSQGAAISLIKQGSADTTTVEMTNVVLAAHTVDSSGNFNSVVNVSGGSGGDFDLRLAHLTWANHSTLVALRVSASLGKRVTATLTNTLIDSAVAAYVGHQLDGEVHLRHTRTLTYRVGQLHAAEAGRPIFEAINPLLGNPRLDETAHLQPGSAAIDSGAASGVREDVDGDARPVGAGFDIGADEFTPPSTLSHPGKPQAQPTIQRPLDSLIHARLGCLRPCPREGILGG
- a CDS encoding HepT-like ribonuclease domain-containing protein, producing MGFYGAGYLNEDLAEALSRMVKWRNIFVHEAVDPERLYEILNQLDDLRRFAGQIQRLSSEGTEHDRHLSLMCGGRSPSTVVEPLTDPRHATVKGLSSANILP